One Microtus ochrogaster isolate Prairie Vole_2 unplaced genomic scaffold, MicOch1.0 UNK14, whole genome shotgun sequence genomic region harbors:
- the Ntn5 gene encoding netrin-5 — MPIAFVLCLLLSQASSDPCYDSGGRPRFCLPPVTQLAGRVEAPCPQTCALPAASPGSPCNGSLTLDLDGPFLLTSVTLRFCTPGPPALVISAAWAPGGPWRPLWRRPAWPGALGGPKRVTFRSPPGPKAKIVVSHLRVEFGGQAGLVTTGVRGRCQCHGHAARCAAQAQPPRCRCRHHTTGPGCESCRPSHRDWPWRPATPQHPHACLPCSCNQHARRCRFNSELFRLSGGRSGGVCERCRHHTAGRHCHYCQPGFWRDPSQPITSHKACRACQCHPIGATGGMCNQTSGQCSCKLGVTGLTCSHCGPGYQQSRSPRMPCQRILEATTALATTPIASRSDPQCQNYCNVSDTSVHMSLQRYCQQDYVLHAQVSASEAVGPEWWRLAVHVLAVYKQRAWPVRRGGQEAWVPRADLACGCLRLRPGVDYLLLSSAAAGPDPARLVLDRHGLALPWRPHWARLLRRLQQKESGGACRGLRPPTPSWPSR, encoded by the exons ATGCCCATTGCCTTcgtcctctgccttctccttagCCAGGCCAGCTCAGATCCATGCTATGATTCAGGAGGGCGCCCTCGCTTTTGCCTCCCACCAGTGACCCAGCTGGCCGGCAGGGTAGAAGCCCCCTGCCCTCAGACCTGTGCTCTCCCTGCAGCCAGCCCTGGCTCTCCCTGCAATGGCAGTCTGACCCTGGACCTGGATGGCCCCTTCCTCTTGACATCTGTCACCCTGCGGTTCTGCACCCCGGGGCCTCCAGCCCTGGTTATTTCTGCTGCCTGGGCCCCTGGAGGCCCCTGGAGGCCACTATGGCGCaggcctgcctggcctggagctctggGGGGGCCCAAGAGGGTTACCTTTCGCTCCCCACCAGGCCCCAAGGCCAAGATAGTGGTCAGCCACCTCCGTGTGGAGTTTGGGGGCCAGGCAGGGCTGGTGACCACTGGGGTAAGAGGCCGCTGCCAGTGCCATGGCCATGCAGCCCGCTGTGCTGCCCAGGCCCAGCCCCCACGCTGCCGCTGCCGCCACCACACTACTGGCCCAGGATGCGAGAGCTGCCGTCCATCCCATCGAGACTGGCCCTGGCGGCCTGCCACACCCCAGCACCCTCATGCTTGCTTGC CCTGCTCCTGCAACCAGCATGCCCGACGCTGCCGATTCAACTCCGAGCTATTCAGGTTGTCAGGTGGCCGTAGTGGGGGTGTGTGTGAGCGGTGCCGCCACCACACAGCTGGGCGGCACTGTCACTACTGCCAGCCAGGGTTCTGGAGGGACCCAAGCCAGCCCATCACTAGTCACAAGGCATGCAGGG CCTGCCAGTGCCACCCAATTGGAGCAACGGGAGGGATGTGCAACCAGACCAGTGGCCAGTGCTCTTGCAAGTTAGGGGTCACAGGCCTGACATGCAGTCACTGTGGTCCTGGATACCAGCAGAGTCGCTCACCGAGGATGCCCTGCCAAC GAATTCTGGAGGCAACAACTGCCCTTGCAACTACCCCTATTGCGTCTCGGTCTG ATCCACAATGTCAAAACTACTGCAATGTTTCGGACACCAGCGTGCATATGAGCCTTCAGAGATACTGCCAGCAGGATTATG TTCTGCACGCACAGGTTTCAGCGTCGGAGGCTGTGGGTCCTGAGTGGTGGCGCCTGGCCGTGCACGTGCTGGCTGTGTACAAGCAGCGCGCGTGGCCCGTGCGCCGTGGTGGCCAGGAGGCCTGGGTGCCCCGCGCTGACCTGGCCTGCGGCTGTCTGCGCCTGCGCCCGGGGGTCGACTACCTGCTGCTGAGCAGTGCTGCGGCCGGCCCCGACCCTGCGCGCCTCGTCCTGGACCGCCACGGCCTCGCGCTGCCCTGGAGGCCACACTGGGCCCGGCTGCTGCGGCGCCTACAGCAGAAGGAGAGCGGTGGCGCCTGCCGCGGCCTGCGGCCTCCCACACCCAGCTGGCCCAGCCGCTAA
- the LOC102001037 gene encoding galactoside 2-alpha-L-fucosyltransferase 3, producing the protein MFTINAKGRLGNQMGEYATLFALARMNGKPAFIPASMHSTLAPIFRISLPVLHSDTNKKIPWHNYHLNDWMEERYRHIPGRYVRLTGYPCSWTFYHHLRSEILQEFTLHDHVREEAQVFLRGLRVNGVQPSTFVGVHVRRGDYVHVMPNVWKGVVADRGYLEQALDRFRARYRSPVFVVTSDDMAWCRKSISVSRGDVSFAGNGLQGSPARDIALLMQCNHTVITVGTFGIWAAYLTGGDTVYLANFTQPNSPFHMVFKPQAAYLPNWVGIAADLLQAQQRNL; encoded by the coding sequence ATGTTCACCATCAATGCCAAAGGCCGCCTGGGGAACCAGATGGGCGAGTATGCCACCCTGTTCGCACTGGCCAGGATGAACGGAAAGCCCGCATTCATCCCCGCATCCATGCACAGCACCCTGGCGCCCATCTTCAGGATCAGCCTCCCGGTGCTGCACAGTGACACCAACAAGAAGATCCCATGGCACAACTACCACCTCAACGACTGGATGGAGGAGCGGTACCGCCACATCCCGGGACGCTATGTGCGCCTCACAGGGTACCCGTGCTCCTGGACCTTCTACCACCACCTGCGCTCAGAGATCCTGCAGGAGTTCACCCTGCACGACCATGTGCGTGAGGAGGCCCAGGTCTTCCTGCGTGGCCTGCGGGTGAATGGGGTCCAGCCGAGTACGTTTGTGGGTGTCCATGTGCGCCGGGGGGACTATGTGCATGTCATGCCCAACGTTTGGAAGGGCGTGGTGGCTGACCGGGGTTACTTGGAACAGGCCCTGGACAGGTTCCGGGCACGCTATCGGTCTCCCGTCTTTGTAGTCACCAGTGATGACATGGCCTGGTGCCGGAAGAGCATCAGTGTCTCCCGAGGGGACGTGTCGTTTGCTGGCAATGGCCTTCAGGGGTCCCCCGCCAGGGACATTGCACTGCTCATGCAATGCAACCACACTGTCATCACCGTGGGCACCTTTGGAATCTGGGCCGCCTACCTCACAGGTGGGGATACTGTTTACCTGGCTAATTTTACTCAGCCCAACTCCCCCTTCCACATGGTTTTCAAGCCACAAGCAGCCTACCTCCCCAACTGGGTAGGCATCGCTGCTGACCTGCTACAGGCGCAGCAGAGGAACCTTTAG
- the LOC101985385 gene encoding galactoside 2-alpha-L-fucosyltransferase 2 produces MVSSQVPFYFPLAHFLIFVFVTSTIVHLQHRIVKIQSPPEKPAGEPAATTMPGSSQPQGMFTINSIGRLGNQMGEYATLFALARMNGKPAFIPASMHSALAPIFRISLPVLHSDTNKKIPWHNYHLNDWMEERYRHIPGRYVRLTGYPCSWTFYHHLRSEILQEFTLHDHVREEAQVFLRGLRVNGVQPSTFVGVHVRRGDYVHVMPNVWKGVVADRGYLEQALDRFRARYQSPVFVVTSNGMAWCKQNIDASRGDVVFAGNGIEGSPAKDFALLTQCNHTIMTIGTFGIWAAYLAGGDTIYLANYTLPDSPFLKIFKPEAAFLPEWVGIPADLSPLLKH; encoded by the coding sequence ATGGTCAGCTCCCAGGTTCCTTTCTACTTTCCTCTGGCCCACTTCCTCATCTTTGTCTTCGTGACTTCCACCATCGTCCACCTCCAGCACAGAATTGTGAAGATTCAGTCCCCACCAGAGAAGCCCGCAGGAGAGCCAGCAGCCACAACAATGCCAGGGAGCAGCCAGCCGCAGGGCATGTTCACCATCAATTCCATAGGCCGCCTGGGGAACCAGATGGGCGAGTATGCCACCCTGTTCGCACTGGCCAGGATGAACGGAAAGCCCGCATTCATCCCCGCATCCATGCACAGCGCCCTGGCGCCCATCTTCAGGATCAGCCTCCCGGTGCTGCACAGTGACACCAACAAGAAGATCCCATGGCACAACTACCACCTCAACGACTGGATGGAGGAGCGGTACCGCCACATCCCGGGACGCTATGTGCGCCTCACAGGGTACCCGTGCTCCTGGACCTTCTACCACCACCTGCGCTCAGAGATCCTGCAGGAGTTCACCCTGCACGACCATGTGCGTGAGGAGGCCCAGGTCTTCCTGCGTGGCCTGCGGGTGAATGGGGTCCAGCCGAGTACGTTTGTGGGTGTCCATGTGCGCCGGGGGGACTATGTGCATGTCATGCCCAACGTTTGGAAGGGCGTGGTGGCTGACCGGGGTTACTTGGAACAGGCCCTGGACAGGTTCCGGGCACGCTATCAGTCTCCCGTCTTTGTAGTCACCAGCAATGGCATGGCCTGGTGCAAGCAGAACATCGATGCCTCCCGAGGGGATGTGGTATTCGCTGGCAATGGTATTGAGGGTTCGCCAGCCAAGGACTTCGCACTCCTCACCCAGTGTAACCACACCATCATGACCATTGGGACCTTCGGGATTTGGGCTGCCTACCTGGCAGGTGGTGACACCATCTACCTAGCCAATTATACTCTTCCAGATTCTCCCTTCCTCAAAATTTTTAAGCCAGAGGCCGCCTTCCTACCTGAGTGGGTCGGCATCCCGGCAGACCTGTCCCCACTCCTTAAGCACTAA